The DNA segment TAAGGCTTGCGGCAACGGCGTTCCAGAGGATAACCGGGAAAAGGCCTTCGGCTATCCCGTAACCGAGCCAGATCAACAGACCAATCAAGAGCGAGGCAGAAAAGGCGAGACTGATTTCGCGAGCGCTCTTCAACTTGAAAACCCGCAGGATTTGGGGAATAAAACTGAATGTGGTGAAAGCCCCGGCGATCCAGCCCAAAGTTTCTGCTCCTGACACGCCTCAACCCTCCTTGAGTCTCTGTTCAGGAACAAGTATAGCAGGTTGCTCCGGGTATTTCCTGCTTGTTCCGTTTCCACTGGAGCCGTGCCGGAATGCTTCGCCCCTGCATTCCAAAAGGTGTCATTCCGGGCCTGACCCGGAGTCTAAGTATGTCCAGCGAGCCTCATTGCTTGGCCATGTACTCAATCAGGTCGACCACGCGGCAGGAATAGCCCCACTCGTTGTCGTACCAGCTCACCAGCTTGAAGAAGGTGTTGGAGAGCCCGATCCCCGCCTTGACATCGAAGATGGAGCTCAGTGGGCAGGTGATGAAATCGCTGGAGACCACCTCTTCATCAGTGTAGCCGAGGATGCCTTTCATTTCGCCTTCGGAGGCAGCCTTCATGGCGGCGCAGATTTCCTGATAGCTGGTTTCCTTCTGGGTACGCACGGTCAGGTCGACCACGGAGACATCGGCGGTAGGTACCCGGAAGGACATGCCGGTTAGTTTGCCCTTCAGTTCGGGCAAAGCTAGGCCAACGGCTTTGGCCGCGCCGGTGGAACTGGGGATGATATTCATGTAACCGTTGCGGCCGCCGCGCCAGTCCTTCTTGCTGGGGCCATCCTGAGTGGGCTGGGTGGCAGTGACGGCGTGAATGGTGGTCATCAGCCCTTCCAGAATGCCGAACTTGTCGTTGACCACCTTGGCAATCGGAGCCAGACAGTTGGTGGTGCAGGAAGCATTGGACACCACAATGGCATCCTTTTTGAGTGTCTTCTCGTTCACGCCCATGACAATCGTGGGCACTTTGTCAGTGCTCTTG comes from the Dehalococcoidia bacterium genome and includes:
- a CDS encoding PQ-loop domain-containing transporter; the encoded protein is MSGAETLGWIAGAFTTFSFIPQILRVFKLKSAREISLAFSASLLIGLLIWLGYGIAEGLFPVILWNAVAASLIITLLYAKFKYGR
- the gap gene encoding type I glyceraldehyde-3-phosphate dehydrogenase, with product MATKIGINGFGRIGRLVFRIAAKNPNIEVVGINDLVPADNLAYLLKYDSTHRQFDLPVKADGENIVVGSKRVPCFAVRNPEELPWGNLGADIVVESTGLFTDFDGAAKHLTAGAKRVVISAPTKSTDKVPTIVMGVNEKTLKKDAIVVSNASCTTNCLAPIAKVVNDKFGILEGLMTTIHAVTATQPTQDGPSKKDWRGGRNGYMNIIPSSTGAAKAVGLALPELKGKLTGMSFRVPTADVSVVDLTVRTQKETSYQEICAAMKAASEGEMKGILGYTDEEVVSSDFITCPLSSIFDVKAGIGLSNTFFKLVSWYDNEWGYSCRVVDLIEYMAKQ